The Bradysia coprophila strain Holo2 unplaced genomic scaffold, BU_Bcop_v1 contig_151, whole genome shotgun sequence genome contains a region encoding:
- the LOC119074684 gene encoding piggyBac transposable element-derived protein 4-like, whose protein sequence is MIWRRNGEVYVTKWKDKRDVLSITTAHHPQLVEASNRFGETKLKPKDIEDYNNNMGGIDRLDQMTAYYSSPRKTIRWYKKVLFHLLDMAVWNSYFLYRKLHEKTTFLEFRDSLIMSLIQLPRNVLEGRQLVDMIPSLGRPISNLGEPQPGVGQLTDPHIMEKIPMPEAHQPSYYQRCKFCAEKKIRKQTCYRCNSCPAKPPICAECFKEKHE, encoded by the exons ATGATATGGAGAAGAAATGGGGAAGTGTACGTCACAAAATGGAAGGACAAGCGAGATGTTCTATCAATTACTACAGCACATCATCCCCAATTG GTTGAAGCTTCAAATCGTTTTGgtgaaacaaaattgaaaccaaAGGATATAGAAGATTACAACAATAATATGGGTGGAATCGATCGTCTGGATCAAATGACTGCATACTATAGCTCTCCCCGTAAGACGATAAGATGGTACAAAAAAGTCCTGTTTCATTTACTTGACATGGCTGTGTGGAACTCATATTTTTTGTATAGAAAACTTCATGAAAAGACCACTTTCCTCGAATTCAGAGACTCGCTAATCATGTCACTG ATACAGCTTCCACGTAATGTCTTAGAGGGAAGACAACTTGTTGACATGATACCCTCCTTGGGTCGTCCCATTTCTAATTTGGGTGAACCACAACCTGGAGTTGGACAACTCACAGATCCACACATCATGGAGAAAATACCTATGCCGGAAGCTCACCAGCCGTCATACTACCAACGTTGCAAATTCTGCGCTGAAAAAAAGATACGCAAACAAACCTGCTATCGATGTAACAGCTGTCCTGCGAAACCACCAATTTGTGCCGAatgtttcaaagaaaaacaCGAATAA